In Corylus avellana chromosome ca2, CavTom2PMs-1.0, the following proteins share a genomic window:
- the LOC132170010 gene encoding uncharacterized protein LOC132170010 → MKTSCLIRESQNQVNIPEIHTIIGGFVRGGESGRARKAYARQLGNSHEVYTIGKPMKQSRRTEMVIGFSDADYVGISHPHTDALVVTITVANHNVHRILMDNGSSADILYWSAFKKLNLGQERIVPTSCPLMRLTGEQVQPVGSIELQVTAGSYPRQMTVMVRFLLVDRPSIYNAIIGRMTLNELRAITSTPHLKIRFPTNHGVGEIRGDQRAARQCYNISMKECPRTSTRGSTNSTVKEKLKSFLRDNCDVFTWSHEVMPGMAPSVMAHKLNADPSFKLVRQKRRVYSAEKSKVTAEEVEKLREAEFIKKI, encoded by the exons ATGAAGACCAGCTGCCTAATCCGTGAGTCTCAAAACCAAGTGAACATCCCAGAAATCCACACCATAATTGGTGGATTCGTCAGAGGGGGAGAGTCAGGAAGGGCAAGGAAGGCCTACGCCCGTCAATTGGGAAACTCTCATGAAGTCTACACAATAGGAAAACCAATGAAGCAGTCCCGAAGGACCGAGATGGTGATTGGATTCTCGGATGCGGATTACGTGGGTATATCGCACCCACACACAGACGCTTTGGTTGTCACCATAACAGTGGCAAATCATAATGTCCATCGCATCTTGATGGATAATGGGAGCTCGGCAGACATCTTATATTGGTCTGCATTTAAAAAGCTAAATCTGGGACAGGAGAGAATCGTCCCAACTAGCTGCCCCTTGATGAGATTGACAGGGGAACAAGTTCAACCGGTAGGATCAATTGAGCTACAGGTCACGGCCGGATCATACCCAAGGCAGATGACGGTAATGGTTCGTTTTTTGTTGGTCGACCGACCATCCATCTACAATGCTATTATCGGGAGAATGACTCTCAATGAATTAAGGGCCATCACGTCAACTCCGCATCTCAAGATAAGATTCCCAACGAATCATGGAGTTGGAGAAATAAGGGGTGATCAGCGAGCTGCCCGACAATGTTACAACATCTCTATGAAAGAATGCCCGAGGACTTCGACCCGTGGGAGTACCA ACTCGACTGTGAAAGAAAAGCTCAAATCCTTCCTCCGCGATAATTGTGATGTATTCACCTGGAGTCACGAAGTCATGCCAGGAATGGCACCTTCGGTCATGGCGCACAAGTTGAACGCTGATCCTAGTTTCAAGTTAGTACGGCAGAAACGGAGGGTGTATTCGGCTGAGAAAAGTAAAGTTACTGCTGAAGAAGTCGAAAAATTGCGTGAAGCCGAGTTCATTAAAAAGATCTAG
- the LOC132171897 gene encoding (E,E)-alpha-farnesene synthase-like, whose amino-acid sequence MFLNPDRYLITPGHACMIWNSDMFSGFMDEKTGTFRKSIHANFKGMLELLEASYLALEGENILDEAKQLSTAILKENTCNLDGNLAKQVAHALELPAQRRVQWFDVKWHINVYEKDRHMNPILLEFAQLNFNIIQATLQKDLRELSRWWRNLGLTENLNFARDRLVESFMCSVGLGFEPRNKCLRKWLSKVINLILVIDDVYDVYGTLEELTHFTNAVNSWDVRETQELPECMKICFLALYNTTNEFANEIQTEKRGNQLLLHLKKVWTDFCAALFVEAKWYNMGYTPSLQEYLSNAWISSSGSVILVHAFFCIEHEVEEEFENFIKKNQDLVYNISMIIRLCNDLGTSKAEIERGDAPSSIMCYMREENVSEEIARKHIKGMINKTWEKINGQCFTTQLPMLQPFVNIASNAARVAHGLYQDGDGFGVQDRETRTNIRSLLVEPLTLY is encoded by the exons ATGTTTCTAAATCCTGATCGATATCTAATTACTCCCggccatgcatgcatgatatgGAACTCAGATATGTTTAGCGGCTTCATGGATGAAAAGACGGGTACATTCAGGAAAAGCATACACGCGAATTTCAAAGGAATGCTCGAGCTTTTGGAGGCCTCGTACTTGGCTTTAGAAGGAGAAAACATCCTGGATGAGGCCAAACAACTCTCAACTGCAATTCTCAAAGAAAACACTTGTAATTTGGACGGAAACCTTGCCAAACAAGTAGCCCATGCTTTGGAGCTTCCAGCACAAAGGAGAGTGCAGTGGTTTGACGTCAAATGGCACATCAATGTTTATGAGAAAGACAGGCACATGAACCCCATTCTACTTGAATTTGCTCAACTTAATTTCAACATAATTCAAGCCACTCTTCAAAAAGATCTAAGGGAACTTTCCAG GTGGTGGAGGAATCTGGGTCTCACAGAGAACTTGAATTTCGCAAGAGACAGACTGGTCGAAAGTTTCATGTGCTCAGTTGGGTTAGGGTTCGAACCTCGGAACAAATGTTTGAGAAAGTGGCTTTCTAAAGTCATTAATCTCATATTAGTAATTGATGATGTTTACGATGTTTATGGCACATTGGAAGAACTAACGCATTTCACCAATGCCGTAAATAG TTGGGATGTCAGGGAAACTCAAGAGCTTCCAGAGTGCATGAAGATTTGCTTCTTAGCACTATACAATACAACCAATGAATTCGCTAATGAAATTCAAACGGAGAAGCGTGGGAACCAACTGTTACTTCATCTAAAGAAAGTG TGGACAGATTTTTGTGCTGCATTATTTGTGGAAGCAAAGTGGTACAACATGGGCTATACACCATCCTTGCAAGAATATCTAAGTAATGCATGGATTTCATCATCCGGCTCTGTGATTTTGGTGCATGCATTCTTTTGTATAGAGCATGAGGTAGAAGAGGAGTTCGAAAATTTTATCAAGAAAAACCAAGATCTTGTGTATAATATATCTATGATAATTCGACTTTGCAATGATCTGGGGACTTCAAAG GCTGAAATAGAAAGAGGCGATGCTCCTTCATCAATCATGTGCTACATGAGAGAAGAGAATGTTTCAGAGGAAATAGCTCGAAAGCACATCAAAGGGATGATAAACAAAACGTGGGAGAAAATAAATGGGCAATGCTTCACTACTCAATTACCCATGTTGCAGCCATTTGTGAATATTGCCTCAAATGCTGCTCGTGTGGCGCATGGGCTTTACCAAGACGGAGATGGATTTGGTGTTCAAGACCGAGAGACTCGGACCAACATCCGGTCTTTGCTAGTTGAACCTCTCACGCTCTACtaa